The nucleotide window AACCCCTACATGATGGGTTGGCCCGACAAGGACGCGCTCAAGGGCATCACCATGGCCGAGCGCGACGCCGATCCGCACCGGCTGCTGGCGGCGATCTTCGACAAGCCGAACCACCTGCCGGGATTCCGCTATTTCCACGACCACGACCCGCGGGTCTTCGACGCCATCATGGAGGATCGGGCCTGCGCCAAGATCATCCTGACCCGCAACCCGGTGGACAGCTATGTCTCGACCGCGCTGGCGCGGGCCACCAACCAGTGGAAGCTGAACGAGACCGAGACCCCGATCCCCGCCGCCGCCCGCTTCGACGCCGAGGAATTCCGCCAGGTGGTGGGCGAGATCGAGGCGTTCCAGCTGAAGGTGCTGCACCGCCTGCAGGTCACCGGTCAGGCCGGCTTCTGGCTGGGCTACGAGGATCTGCGCGACGCCGAGGTGATGACCGGGCTGCTGCATTGGCTCGGCCGCACCGACCTCGAGCGGGTCGAGCCGGCCAACGACCAGGTGCCGCAGAACCCGCGCGAGCTTGCCGAGAAGGTCGAGAATTTCGACGAGATGCAGGCGGAGCTGGCACGCCTCGATCCGTTCATGCTGCGCCGCATCCCGAATTTCGAGCCGCGCAAGGGTCCGGCCGTGCCCTCGTTCCTGGGGGCCGAGGCGGGCAAGGGGCTGATCTTCATGCCGATCAAGGGCGGGCCGACCGGCCCGGTCGGGGGTTGGCTGCGGCGGATGGGCGATGTCGCGGGCGATTTCAACCAGAACAGCCTGCGGCAATGGAAGCGCCAGCATGTCGGCCACCGCAGCTTCACCGTGCTGCGCCACCCGCTGCTGCGCGCCTGGGCGGCCTTCGACAGCCTGCTGCGCGGCAAGAATGCCGAGCTGCGCCAGTTGATGCGGCAGATCCATCGCGTCGCCCTGCCGCCGGATCAGGAACTGGCCGGGCTGGACCAGGGCCGCAAGGCCGAACTGTTCGCGGCCTTCCTCGACTTCCTGCGCCGCAACCTGAACGGCCAGACCACGCTGCCGGCCTATCCCGGCTGGGCCAGCCAGTCCGAGGTGCTGGCCGGTTTCGCCCGCTTCGGCGCCCCCGACATGCTGCTGCGCGAATCGGACCTGCCGCGCGACCTGTCCTGGCTTGCCGCCAGCGCCGGCATCCGGGCGCCGGCGGATTTCCCCGATCCCGATCCCTTTCCCGCCTTCCTGAACGAACAGGAACTGCGCGGCGCGGCGAAAAAAGCCTATCTGCGCGATTACGTCGCCTTCGGCTTCGGCGGCCAGCCCTGATCAACCCTGCGGGGTCATGGCCTTGCGCTGGCGGTTGCGTTCAAGACCCAGCCGCCGCTCGCGCCAGATGATCAGGATGCCGGCCAGGATCACCAGCGCGGCGCCGGCCAGCATGGTCAGCGTCGGCGCCTCGCCGAAGACGTACCAGCCGATGGCCAGCGCCAGCAGCATCGAGCAATATTCGAAGGGCGCGATCAGCGAGGCATCGGCAAAGCGATAGGCCAAGGTCAGCAGGATCTGCGCGAGCCCGCCCAGCAGGCCGATGGCGATCAGCGTCAGCGTGGTTTGCAGATCCGTCGCCACCCAGCCGAAGGGCAGGGTCAGCAGTCCCAGCACCGTCGAGGTCAGCGAGAACCAGAACACGATGGCCGAGGTCTGCTCCTCCTGCGCGAGCTTGCGCACGAAGATCATCGCCAGCGCTGTGCAGGCCGCCGCCGACAGCGCCACCATGGCGCCCAGGCTGTGCTGCAGGCCGCCGGTGCCCTGGCCCAGCCGGGGCGACAGCACGATCACCACCCCGACCAGCCCCAGCAGCACCATGCCCAGGCGAAAGGCCCGCACCTCTTCGCCCAGGAACATCGCGGCAAAGATCACCGTCATCAGCGGCGCGGCATAGCCCAGTGTGGTGGCCTCGGGGAAGGGCAGCAGCGCCAGCCCCCAGAAGCTCAGCACCATGGCGCAGGTGCCGATGATGCCGCGATAGAAATGCCCGATCGGGCGAAAGGTGCGCAGCCCGGTGCGCAGGTCGCCCCGCCAGGCCAGCCAGCCCAGGATCACCGGAATGGCGAAGAACGAGCGAAAGAACACCTGCTGGCCCGGCGGCACGCCCAGGCCGTCCTCGGAGGTGGCCTTGACCAGTGTGCCCATCAGCGTGAACACCACGACGCTGAGGCATTTCAGGATGACGCCGCGCAGCGGGCTGTGAGGGATCATGGCAGGCGCTCGCAGGTCCAGCGTGCCGCATCGGCGACGGCGGGGTCGGGGTCGTTCAGCAAGCCATCGGCCACGGGGCGCAGATGCGCAAGCCCCGAATTGCCGATGGCGTAAAGCACGTTCCTGACCATGCGATCGCGGCCGATGCGCTTGATCGGGCTACCCGAGAAGCGTTCGCGGAAGCCCGCGTCGTCGAGCTGCGCCAGCTCGGCCAGCGCCGGGCCGCCATGCGGGCCGTGATAACGCAGCTCGGTCGCGGCTTGCGCGAACTTGTTCCAGGGACAGGCGGCCAGGCAGTCGTCGCAGCCATAGATGCGGTTCCCGAGCATCGGCCGCAGTTCGGGGTCGACCGGCCCCTTGTGCTCGATGGTCAGGTAGGAGATGCAGCGCCGCGCATCCAGCTGATAGGGCGCCGGAAAGGCCCCGGTCGGGCAGGCGTCGAGGCAGGCCCGGCAGGAGCCGCAATGGCTGCGCTCGGCCGCGTCCCGGGGCAGGTCCAGCGTGGTGAAGATCGCGCCCAGGAAGAACCAGCTGCCCAGATCGCGCGACAGCAGGTTGGTGTGCTTGCCCTGCCAGCCCAGCCCCGCCGCCTGCGCCAGCGGCTTTTCCATCACCGGGGCGGTGTCGACGAAAACCTTGATCTCGCAGCCGGTCAGCCCGACCAGCCAGCCGCCCAGCCGTTTCAGCCGCTTCTTGACCAGGTCGTGATAGTCCTTGCCCTGGGCATAGACGCTGACCGCGCCGCGGTCCTTGTAATGGATGACCTCCATCGGGTCATGCTCGGGGGTGTAAAGCTCGGCCAGCATGACGACCGACCGCGCCTCGGGCCAGAGGCCGGCGGGCGAGGCGCGCCAATGCGTCCGTTCGGCCATCCAGCCCATCTGGCCGTGGCGGCCCTGCTCTAGAAAGGCCGCCAGCCGTCCGGGCAAGCCGGGCACCGCATCGGGGGCGCAAATGCCGAGGGCCGAGAAACCCTCGGCCCGCGCCTGACCCTCGAGCCGGGAACGGATCTCGGCCGGGTCGGTCGGCCTAGAAGTCGAGCAGGGCATAATGCGGCGCCGGGTGCACCCCAGGCAGGTGGTCGGCCAGCAGGCTGCGGAAGGCGGGCCGCGACTTGATCTTGGCATACCATTCCTGCACCTCGGCCGAATGGGTCCAGTCCACGTCCGAGATGTAGTCGAGGCAGGACAGATGCGCCGCGGCGGCGAAATCGGCCAGCGTCATCACGTCGCCCGCCAGCCAGCGGCGATGTTCCAGCAGGCTTTTCATGTAGTCGAGATGATAACGGATCGCCGACAGCCCGGCCTTGACGGTGCGCGAATCCGGGTAGCCCAGCCGCATCACCTTCTTCCAGACCCGTTCGGTCATCACCGGCCGGGTCACCTCGGCGTTGAACTTGTCGTCGAACCAGGCGCAGAGCCGGCGGACCTCGTAGCGCTCGATGGCGGCATGGGGCATCAGCGCCGGCTGCGGCTGCACCTCGTCCAGGTATTCGCAGATCGCCTGGCTTTCCGCCAGCAGCCGCCCGTCCATGCGCAGCACCGGCAGCTTGCCCGCCGGGTTGCGGCGCAGGATCTCGGACCCCGGCTCCCAGAAGCGGTCCTCGACCAGCTCGACCTCGATCCGCTTTTCGGCCAGCACCAGCCGGACCTTGCGGCAGAACGGCGACAGGGCGACGTGGTAAAGGCGGATGGTGGAACTGGGCGAGGAAGTATTCATGAGGGGAAACCGTTCGTTCGCGGGCTTCCGGTTGATACGCCCGGGCGCGCGCGGATTCAACCGTCCTGGCGCTGCGGGGCAGATCAGCGCTCAAGCACCAGGCAGGAATCGCGGCCATCCGCCCGGATCGTCTGCGCGCCGCTGACGATCGCGCGGGTGCGGGCCGAGCCGGTCTGCGGGTTGCGCGTGCGCGGCGCCGGCAGGATCGAAGCCAGCGCCGCCGCCTGCCGCAGGCTCAGCTTGTCGGGCGTGGTCTGATAGTAATATTCCGCCGCAGCCTTGATCCCGAAGACGCCGCGGCCGAATTCGGCGATGTTCAGATAGACCTCGACGATGCGGCGCTTGGACCACAGCGCCTCGATCATCGGGGTATA belongs to Paracoccus sp. TOH and includes:
- a CDS encoding DMT family transporter encodes the protein MIPHSPLRGVILKCLSVVVFTLMGTLVKATSEDGLGVPPGQQVFFRSFFAIPVILGWLAWRGDLRTGLRTFRPIGHFYRGIIGTCAMVLSFWGLALLPFPEATTLGYAAPLMTVIFAAMFLGEEVRAFRLGMVLLGLVGVVIVLSPRLGQGTGGLQHSLGAMVALSAAACTALAMIFVRKLAQEEQTSAIVFWFSLTSTVLGLLTLPFGWVATDLQTTLTLIAIGLLGGLAQILLTLAYRFADASLIAPFEYCSMLLALAIGWYVFGEAPTLTMLAGAALVILAGILIIWRERRLGLERNRQRKAMTPQG
- the queG gene encoding tRNA epoxyqueuosine(34) reductase QueG, with protein sequence MPCSTSRPTDPAEIRSRLEGQARAEGFSALGICAPDAVPGLPGRLAAFLEQGRHGQMGWMAERTHWRASPAGLWPEARSVVMLAELYTPEHDPMEVIHYKDRGAVSVYAQGKDYHDLVKKRLKRLGGWLVGLTGCEIKVFVDTAPVMEKPLAQAAGLGWQGKHTNLLSRDLGSWFFLGAIFTTLDLPRDAAERSHCGSCRACLDACPTGAFPAPYQLDARRCISYLTIEHKGPVDPELRPMLGNRIYGCDDCLAACPWNKFAQAATELRYHGPHGGPALAELAQLDDAGFRERFSGSPIKRIGRDRMVRNVLYAIGNSGLAHLRPVADGLLNDPDPAVADAARWTCERLP
- a CDS encoding glutathione S-transferase family protein — protein: MNTSSPSSTIRLYHVALSPFCRKVRLVLAEKRIEVELVEDRFWEPGSEILRRNPAGKLPVLRMDGRLLAESQAICEYLDEVQPQPALMPHAAIERYEVRRLCAWFDDKFNAEVTRPVMTERVWKKVMRLGYPDSRTVKAGLSAIRYHLDYMKSLLEHRRWLAGDVMTLADFAAAAHLSCLDYISDVDWTHSAEVQEWYAKIKSRPAFRSLLADHLPGVHPAPHYALLDF